A window of Methanomassiliicoccus sp. contains these coding sequences:
- a CDS encoding DNA alkylation repair protein codes for MARTEDGTLDRIMNELRARADPASREGMARYGIRTDHALGGSSLYFLRAMAKGLGKDHALALALWSTDVHEARLLATLVEDPQEVTEEQMEAWVADFDSWDICDQCTSNVFSYTSRGWTKAVEWSSREEEFVKRAGFALMAALAVHDKKAENDRFDPFLSVIERESYDDRNYVRKAVNWALRNIGKRNLALNASAVACAERIRAKGTKAGRWISSDALRELRSEAVQKRLVKHK; via the coding sequence ATGGCCAGAACAGAGGATGGAACACTCGATCGCATCATGAACGAACTTCGGGCTCGGGCTGACCCTGCTTCCCGAGAGGGTATGGCCCGATACGGCATCAGGACTGATCATGCCCTCGGCGGCTCCTCCCTCTACTTCCTCAGGGCCATGGCCAAAGGCCTCGGTAAGGACCACGCTCTGGCCCTGGCCCTGTGGTCGACGGATGTCCACGAGGCCCGCCTGCTGGCCACCTTGGTAGAGGATCCCCAAGAGGTCACCGAGGAACAGATGGAGGCATGGGTGGCCGACTTCGACTCCTGGGACATCTGCGACCAATGCACCTCCAACGTCTTCTCCTACACATCCAGGGGGTGGACGAAGGCCGTGGAATGGTCATCGCGAGAGGAGGAGTTCGTGAAGCGGGCGGGATTCGCCCTCATGGCCGCGCTGGCCGTACACGATAAGAAGGCAGAGAACGATAGGTTCGACCCTTTTCTGTCTGTCATAGAACGGGAGTCGTACGATGACCGCAACTATGTCCGCAAGGCCGTGAACTGGGCCTTAAGAAACATCGGAAAGCGGAATTTGGCATTGAACGCCTCAGCGGTCGCCTGCGCGGAGAGGATCAGGGCGAAAGGTACCAAGGCCGGACGTTGGATATCATCTGATGCTCTCCGCGAGCTTCGCAGCGAGGCCGTGCAGAAGCGCCTGGTAAAGCATAAGTAA
- a CDS encoding metallophosphoesterase translates to MKIAHISDLHFSSSLFVPRWADNVTRTIEEERPDLLVVTGDLTTDGYASEFEAAKSFLEGLEVEDMLVVPGNHDSRNLGYTIFEEIIGPRFPTYVGKGVTVVGLDSTEPDVDDGHVGREHYGPIREQFAGPNIRIMALHHHLIPIPGTGRERQIPTDAGDLLGVCKEVGVDIVLSGHKHLPWIWNLDGCYFITTATATTRRLKGRSRPAMGILEIEGRSLVLHDIKTDDLERTVALRAELRARSITR, encoded by the coding sequence TTGAAGATAGCCCATATATCGGACCTGCATTTCTCAAGTTCCCTGTTCGTTCCCCGGTGGGCGGACAACGTCACCCGGACCATAGAGGAGGAGAGACCGGACCTGCTGGTGGTCACCGGGGACCTGACCACTGACGGCTATGCCTCTGAGTTCGAAGCGGCAAAGAGCTTCCTGGAAGGCCTGGAGGTGGAGGATATGCTCGTAGTGCCCGGTAATCACGACTCCCGAAATCTCGGCTACACCATCTTCGAGGAGATAATCGGGCCTAGGTTCCCCACCTATGTGGGAAAGGGGGTGACGGTTGTGGGTCTTGATTCCACAGAGCCGGACGTGGACGACGGCCATGTTGGCAGGGAGCATTATGGACCCATCAGAGAGCAGTTCGCCGGTCCGAACATCAGGATAATGGCGCTGCACCACCACCTCATACCGATACCTGGAACAGGTCGGGAGAGGCAGATACCGACCGATGCCGGAGACCTTCTGGGGGTGTGCAAGGAGGTGGGTGTCGATATTGTTCTCTCCGGGCACAAGCACCTACCCTGGATATGGAACCTGGACGGCTGCTACTTCATAACCACGGCCACGGCCACCACCCGCCGCCTCAAGGGTCGTTCCCGACCGGCCATGGGCATCCTGGAGATAGAGGGGCGAAGTCTGGTCCTACATGACATCAAGACCGATGACCTGGAAAGAACGGTAGCGCTCAGGGCCGAGCTTCGAGCCCGATCGATCACACGATGA